Genomic DNA from Pirellulales bacterium:
CAGGCGGCCAGCAGGGTCAGGCTGTGTTGGTGCGTTTTGCCGAATCCGATGCCGGGATCGAGGGCGAGTCTGTCGCGCTCGATGCCGGCCACGAGCAGCGCGTCGCGCCGCTCGCGCAAATAGGCGAAGACTTCGGCCACGACGTCATCGTAGCGCGGGTCGAGTTGCATGGTTTGCGGGGTGCCGCGCATGTGCATCGCGCACAAACCGGCCTTCGTCTCGAGCGCCACTTCAATCATCGCCGGATCGCCGGTGAGGGCCGTGATGTCGTTGATCACTTCGGCTCCGGCGGCAACTGCCTCGCGCGCCACCGCGGCTTTCCAGGTGTCGATCGAAATCGGCACGCGCGTCGCCTCGGCCACGGCCTGGACGACAGGCAGGACGCGTTGCAATTCCGCGCGTGCCTCGACCACATCGGCGAACGGGCGCGCGCTTTCGCCACCGATATCCAACAAATCGGCCCCCTCGGCCACTAGCCGTAGCGCTTGATCGACGGCCGCTTTCGTTTCCGCGAAACGTCCGCCGTCCGAGAAACTATCCGGCGTGACGTTGATGATGCCCATCACGAGCGGGCGAAGCGGCAAGGCGAGCGAGCGCGTCTTCAATTGCCAGGCGCGGGCGCGGCCAGGAATCTGGCCGGGATAGACAAGTGGTGCCTCGACGTTCATCACGCCGAGCTTACCACGGGGTCTCCATCATGGAAACGATCTGATAGGACAGCTTGGTCACCACGTCTTGTTGCGCCGTGGCCACGGATTGGCCGACTTCCGGCACCAGGTCCGCCGTCTGGCTGATATTGGCCACGGTGCCTGGGAGCGGGACCTTCTGCGATTGGGCAAGCAGCGCTCCCTGCCGATCGAGCCACGTGACCTCGATGAAGAATTCGACCTGCGATTCGCGCGGCTCGTCGGTCGGTGCCTCGACGATGATCCGCTTTACTTCGTTCAAAATGCGCCCCGAGAGGACGCTGTCGGCATTGGGATTGTTAACGACTTTGTAGTTCGTCCGCTTTTCAATCTCCTTGCAGACCGATTCGGTCAACTGCTCGGCCAGCCCCTTGCGGTAGCTGTCGGACTGAAACATGGGGACGTAAACCGTCTGAATGTCGGCGGGAAAGAGGGAGTCAGCGCCGAATCGATATTGCGCGCAACCCACGGTCACGACCGCCAGCGACACCGCGAGCAGGAGCGTGCCGAGAGCGGATCGCCCCCAGCTTCTGCCTCGCCAGGATGTATCAAGCGCGTTCATCGCTGATCCTGCGGTTGACGAGCTACGGCGGGTGCTTGTGGCGCGCCCGGCGGCGGAGTCAGTTGCGGTCCGGCGAAGATCGGCGAATCTTGCGGCGCTGTCGGCCCAGCCGGCGCGCCAGGCTGCAGAGGCACACCCGGTGCCCCCGGCGGCAATTGCGGCGCGCGGCGGAACTTGCTGGCGATCCACTCGATCTCGTTCTTCGAATCAGGCGGCTTGTCCTTGATCGAATCCATGTTCGCCTTGGCGAGGTCGGCGAACCGGCTTTGCGGATATTGCTTTACCACCTCGGCGTAGTAAAAGCGGGCCGCGTAGTAGTGCCGGCTGTTTTGATAGAACTGACCCAGCGAATAATCGCGCTCGGCCATTTGTGCTTCGATTGTCTTCAGGGCTTGCGCGATATTTTCACGCTCGTTCGGCATCTGCGCGACGAATTGCGTTTGCAAGGTCTGCGCCAGCTTCCTCGCCTCGAGCAGCGGCCGCGCATCGTAATGCGGCCCTTGATAGGAGCGCAGCTTGGCTTGCATGCCCAACAGGTGCGCCTGCGGCTGGAACTCGCTTTGCGGGAATTCGGTCCGCATCAGGTCGTAGTGATAGGCCGCGTCTTCCCAGCGACCATTCAAGAACAAGGTGTTGGCCGTGGCCATCGTGGCATCGTCAGCCAGTGGTCCGGTGGGGTCATCCATGCGGATGCTCTCGTAAATCGCCACGGTATTGGAGATGGTGTCCCAGACCGGCATCGACTTGTCTTTGAAATTCAAACCACGAACGGGATCGTCCTTGCTGCGCTGTTCCCAATAGCGGCCGATGGCGAAGCGGCGCTTGATGATGACGTCCAGATGGCGCGAGTTCTCGTACTTCTTCAGCAGCTTGTGGTAGGCGTCGCTCGCCTTGGGGTAGTGGTTCAACTGAAAGTGGGACTCGCCCAGCATGAACAGGGCGTCTTCTTGCAAGCTGGAATCGGGCCAGCGGTACGAGGCAACCTTGTATTCGTCGACGGCCTTTTCGTAATCTCCTTCGCGGAAATACAGATCGGCCATGTTGTAACTATGCCGGGCGATCGCCTCGTTCGGGCCGCGGCCGATCATTTTCTTGAAGCCAGAGGAAAATTTCTTCGGCGACGCGGCCTCTTGAACGCGTTCCCAAGTCGACGGCTTCTTTTCGTCGGGATCGAGCAGGTCCGGATCGACCGAGGAGGGATCGAACCGGTAAGGATCGTTCGCCGTGCTCGTCGAAACCGGTGTGGCCGAGGCCAGGTTGCCCGTGGCCGGACTCGCGCCCGGAGTCGCCGGCGCACCTGGCGACGTCGACCCTGCCGACGAGGCGGCGATGGCTGTCGAATAGGGCGTGAGGGGGCCTTCGACCGAAGCGATCTGCTTCGAGCCGGTGCAGCCTGCCGCGGCGCACAACGCCGCCGCGAGCAGTCTCATCAGGTGCTTACCGAAAACCGCGCGCATGCCAACTTCCGTGTTCGCTGCTAACTCGCCTTCGTTTTCAGGTAACCGTGCATGCGCAATTTGCGCCCCAGAAGATTGCACAGGTACTGATTCATCAATCCACGTAACTCGCCGCTGATCGATCGTTCGAGCACGATCGTGCCAGCCATCTCTTCGTTCGACTCGGAAAGCGCTAGCAAGGCACTGATTCCCTGCGCGCTGACCGAAACGATCTGTCGTTTGCCGCGTCGGCAAGCTTCGCAAAGCACGCCTCCGGCCAGTTGACCAAATGCCACGCGGCCTCGTGCCGCGAGGTCCTTTCCGCACTCCGCGCACTGCGCGAGCGCGGGCTGATGCCCGAGCATGCGTAGCGCATTCAATTCAAAACGCAACAAGACGACATCCACAGGCGCGTGCCCTTCCATCAGCCGCACAAGCGTATTGTCAGCGGCGTCGAAAAGGTCGGGATGTGGATCGGCGTCGTCAGTGAGCTCGTTCAATAACTCAGCGACGTAGTAGCCCGCGTATAGACTTGATAGGTCGCGGTTTGCCGGCCGATAGCGTCGCTCCAGCTTCGCCTCGGTCAGCAAATCGAGGGCTTCGGACGATTTGCGGAGGAAGACTAGCCGACATAACGACAGCAGGTCAAGGGCAGACTCAAACGGACCCTTGGGCCGGCGAGCCCCCT
This window encodes:
- a CDS encoding tetratricopeptide repeat protein, whose amino-acid sequence is MRAVFGKHLMRLLAAALCAAAGCTGSKQIASVEGPLTPYSTAIAASSAGSTSPGAPATPGASPATGNLASATPVSTSTANDPYRFDPSSVDPDLLDPDEKKPSTWERVQEAASPKKFSSGFKKMIGRGPNEAIARHSYNMADLYFREGDYEKAVDEYKVASYRWPDSSLQEDALFMLGESHFQLNHYPKASDAYHKLLKKYENSRHLDVIIKRRFAIGRYWEQRSKDDPVRGLNFKDKSMPVWDTISNTVAIYESIRMDDPTGPLADDATMATANTLFLNGRWEDAAYHYDLMRTEFPQSEFQPQAHLLGMQAKLRSYQGPHYDARPLLEARKLAQTLQTQFVAQMPNERENIAQALKTIEAQMAERDYSLGQFYQNSRHYYAARFYYAEVVKQYPQSRFADLAKANMDSIKDKPPDSKNEIEWIASKFRRAPQLPPGAPGVPLQPGAPAGPTAPQDSPIFAGPQLTPPPGAPQAPAVARQPQDQR
- a CDS encoding LptE family protein, with translation MNALDTSWRGRSWGRSALGTLLLAVSLAVVTVGCAQYRFGADSLFPADIQTVYVPMFQSDSYRKGLAEQLTESVCKEIEKRTNYKVVNNPNADSVLSGRILNEVKRIIVEAPTDEPRESQVEFFIEVTWLDRQGALLAQSQKVPLPGTVANISQTADLVPEVGQSVATAQQDVVTKLSYQIVSMMETPW
- the folP gene encoding dihydropteroate synthase, which encodes MNVEAPLVYPGQIPGRARAWQLKTRSLALPLRPLVMGIINVTPDSFSDGGRFAETKAAVDQALRLVAEGADLLDIGGESARPFADVVEARAELQRVLPVVQAVAEATRVPISIDTWKAAVAREAVAAGAEVINDITALTGDPAMIEVALETKAGLCAMHMRGTPQTMQLDPRYDDVVAEVFAYLRERRDALLVAGIERDRLALDPGIGFGKTHQHSLTLLAACRGLHELGQPVLVGHSRKGFIGKVIHDKEVDRTPGTIGVALALAQQGVQIIRVHDVGPVRQALMLFEASGGLDGRPGRIDD
- the recO gene encoding DNA repair protein RecO; translation: MAAEKTLALVLRAVEFSETSSVVTLFTRDFGKIRGLAKGARRPKGPFESALDLLSLCRLVFLRKSSEALDLLTEAKLERRYRPANRDLSSLYAGYYVAELLNELTDDADPHPDLFDAADNTLVRLMEGHAPVDVVLLRFELNALRMLGHQPALAQCAECGKDLAARGRVAFGQLAGGVLCEACRRGKRQIVSVSAQGISALLALSESNEEMAGTIVLERSISGELRGLMNQYLCNLLGRKLRMHGYLKTKAS